From Streptomyces sp. NBC_00690, a single genomic window includes:
- a CDS encoding MFS transporter, producing the protein MAEGKGTAVPLWLIALFLSIFTFYTDDHVIAGILPELAAGLSVSEAVAGQLVTVFSLTIALVTPLAGLLLSHVARRAVVLTALAVFTAANLAATAVDSYAVMVGLRIAAALAAAAATPLIFASTAELAPPERRGRYLSVLAIGVTGSIAFGVPLGSWIGTSLNWQATFGTMAGLGAVSLLLVAFFLPATEPSVPLPLKQQLRALSARPILLALTGGGLAIMGSIMLLTYLVPYLQGVLTAGDGVRSLVFSVLGIAGTVGVFAGGYATDRLGADRTIRLGLGLFIVVVLALAALWWIRPVSLALFLPLVALWGALAYLSSPAVQTRLHQVAGDLTAQALAFNTSFGYLGIALGGALGGVIVSRVGAGWLPVATAVTSVLALGLITLAFRQPSSPTAVPRGADHKQGAPQ; encoded by the coding sequence GTGGCAGAGGGGAAAGGAACCGCGGTGCCGCTATGGCTCATCGCGTTGTTCCTGTCGATATTCACGTTCTACACGGACGATCATGTGATCGCGGGGATACTCCCCGAGCTGGCAGCGGGGCTCTCGGTCTCCGAGGCAGTCGCCGGTCAGCTCGTCACGGTGTTCTCGCTGACGATCGCACTCGTCACACCCCTGGCCGGACTGTTGCTGTCCCATGTCGCGCGGCGCGCGGTGGTGCTGACCGCCCTGGCCGTGTTCACCGCCGCCAATCTGGCCGCGACCGCGGTCGACTCGTACGCGGTGATGGTGGGGTTGCGGATCGCAGCGGCCCTGGCCGCCGCGGCGGCGACCCCACTGATCTTCGCCAGCACCGCCGAGTTGGCTCCCCCGGAGCGCCGCGGCCGATATCTGTCGGTCCTGGCGATCGGAGTCACCGGCTCCATCGCCTTCGGAGTCCCGCTGGGCAGTTGGATCGGCACCAGCCTCAACTGGCAGGCCACCTTCGGCACGATGGCGGGCCTCGGCGCGGTGAGTCTGCTGCTCGTGGCCTTCTTCCTGCCCGCGACCGAGCCGTCGGTCCCGCTGCCGCTGAAGCAACAGCTCCGTGCGCTGTCAGCGCGGCCGATCCTGCTCGCCCTCACCGGCGGCGGGCTGGCCATCATGGGCTCGATCATGCTGCTGACCTATCTGGTCCCCTATCTCCAAGGAGTCCTCACCGCCGGTGACGGGGTGCGGAGCCTGGTCTTCTCCGTCCTCGGGATCGCCGGCACGGTGGGAGTCTTCGCCGGTGGGTACGCCACCGACCGGCTCGGCGCCGACCGCACCATCCGGCTCGGTCTCGGCCTGTTCATCGTCGTGGTGCTCGCCCTGGCCGCGCTGTGGTGGATCCGCCCGGTCTCCCTGGCGCTCTTCCTGCCCCTGGTCGCCCTGTGGGGTGCCCTGGCCTACCTCAGCTCGCCGGCCGTCCAAACCCGTCTGCACCAGGTGGCCGGTGATCTCACCGCCCAGGCGCTGGCCTTCAACACGAGCTTCGGCTACCTCGGGATCGCCCTCGGCGGGGCGCTCGGCGGGGTCATCGTCTCCCGGGTCGGCGCCGGCTGGCTCCCCGTCGCAACGGCCGTGACCTCCGTACTGGCGCTGGGGCTGATCACCCTCGCCTTCCGACAGCCGTCGTCCCCCACCGCCGTACCCCGTGGCGCCGACCACAAGCAAGGAGCGCCCCAGTGA
- a CDS encoding ABC transporter substrate-binding protein, translated as MRKRRVLVAAALVAPLLLGGCGTSSEKDNAEGTKAKSTVAAEKKTRTITHAVGTLSIPTAPKSVVALDEVAGLTLVSLGIKPKIVYKASAQPRGQEILKAEGVELRDVTVGTVPSIEKLAADAPDLLVGTGAAGPTGVGYQKLTKLAPTVVLPIEGTWRDIVTKTAGYFGQEEIGKRQIAATEALLKKPADANKAAKGDETLSLLGNSFGQNDFTMPPHVPISTLIKEAGFTRPAFQQREVKGYSVPLSSEFLPEQDAKLIVIPKGAYYDPAALQKKPTFAKLKGKVVIPDADIWYGMSGFAFYASAYDLNNLASGQGELTSQANVQKVWQTYLSETKK; from the coding sequence ATGAGAAAGCGTCGTGTCCTTGTCGCAGCGGCCCTGGTGGCACCGCTGCTCCTCGGCGGCTGCGGAACGTCATCGGAGAAAGACAACGCGGAAGGCACCAAGGCCAAGAGTACGGTCGCGGCTGAGAAGAAGACCCGGACCATCACCCATGCCGTCGGCACCCTGTCCATACCGACCGCACCGAAGTCCGTGGTGGCGCTGGACGAGGTCGCCGGGCTCACCCTGGTGTCCCTCGGCATCAAGCCCAAGATCGTCTACAAGGCGAGCGCCCAGCCGCGCGGTCAGGAGATCCTGAAGGCCGAGGGCGTCGAACTGCGTGACGTGACGGTGGGAACGGTCCCCTCCATCGAGAAGCTCGCCGCGGACGCCCCCGATCTGCTGGTCGGTACCGGAGCGGCCGGGCCGACGGGTGTCGGCTACCAGAAGCTCACCAAGCTGGCGCCCACGGTCGTCCTCCCCATCGAGGGCACCTGGCGCGACATCGTCACCAAGACCGCGGGCTACTTCGGTCAGGAGGAGATCGGCAAGCGGCAGATCGCGGCGACCGAGGCGCTCCTGAAGAAGCCGGCGGACGCCAACAAGGCGGCCAAGGGCGACGAGACGCTGTCCCTGCTCGGCAACTCCTTCGGGCAGAACGACTTCACCATGCCTCCGCACGTACCCATCTCCACCCTCATCAAGGAGGCCGGATTCACCCGGCCGGCGTTCCAACAGCGCGAGGTCAAGGGCTACTCGGTGCCGCTGTCGTCGGAGTTCCTGCCCGAGCAGGACGCCAAGCTGATCGTGATCCCCAAGGGCGCCTACTACGACCCGGCGGCGCTCCAGAAGAAGCCGACCTTCGCCAAGCTCAAGGGGAAGGTCGTCATCCCGGACGCCGACATCTGGTACGGCATGTCCGGATTCGCCTTCTACGCCTCCGCGTACGACCTGAACAACCTCGCCTCCGGGCAGGGTGAGCTCACCTCGCAGGCGAACGTCCAGAAGGTCTGGCAGACCTATCTGTCGGAGACGAAGAAGTAG
- a CDS encoding non-ribosomal peptide synthetase: MAHVVLRVRGAVPAHRWVDAAGPDTSPGTAEVVDLSDRGEAAALAAFREVQAAQWHGVLAGDGDWTLRVVVLPAPEDGRGALHLVSVAAPRAEGRTSVPYEVAREFCARVGLPDGALADVLPSPAVHDRHEGVAARYPRRRGIRVTPSAGVPRSEVGAWLKELMPAVSPGEVRTALGSEVAVTGTPDVVGGSLLLDRSWVWGLPVDAAGPQVEVRIVEHSEDPRHAYPLAVEWCPDGQVVVDHDVRSIAPADVELFVDRLVRGERAPAPDTVTLPERIARQFVRTPDAPAVLVGESVVDYRALDERSAAIARLLRKHGCGRGSTVGIALPRSLDAIAAIVAVLRVGGAYLPLDVAYPRQRLAFMAADSGVDTVIGNATTLTPYTDTQPTEAIDIASADGLSADPDWAGTCADDALYVLYTSGSTGTPKAVVHTVGAIGNLVDWHTRTATAEDEPRVLQFASLNFDVASQEILTALAAGKCLVLPRDEERTDPEALVALMARRKITEFFCPQVMLQEMCRAAGETGTVLPALRHVYQSGEPLVMNDWIDRFLEAHPRTTLHNHYGPTETHVITAYPLPQRGRGHAKGPVALGPLLDTCRAYVLDPQMRPVEPGTIGELYAAAPQLSRGYLRRPGLTAERFVADPFGAPGARMYRTGDLVRLLPDGALAYVTRADAQTKIRGHRVEPDEVTARLLDQAEVANAATVTRRDPSGANVLVAYVVPRGTAEDGLTARLRQRLGESLPDYMVPSSVVLLAALPLTPSGKVDKAALPDHTAVSEAAPVDDRVGAQAELAAIWAEVLGVGEVADEDDFFQVGGSSLTAIKVVSAVRQRLGIRLNVPDVAEHSRFDALAALVASRVAVPAASGEEPALRPRPQDRYEPFDLLDQQQAYLIGRGGDIEGGGVACHLYLEYQGVEAAPGAELGPGAGISGISIVAVQDALRQLIAQHDMLRTVFDEQTMTQRVLPVEEVPPYVCEVIDAVDDPGAAAAVRDRLSHESRPPGLFPLFSVVFVRLPGRGLRMCVSIDALLADARGIQVIFDDWSAALRGRLAPVPDAPTFRDYVAAVARLREQPEFRRAAEYWRKRVETLPAGPRLPMVREPAGVAAPVFVNRRHLIAPERWARICADAAHRGLTPTAVVLSAYAWALAQWADEPRFLLNVPSMSRHPVHPRIDDIVGEFASFTLLEVDTGGVGTFDELASRVQRRLLSDLEHRHFSGMDVTRELIRRNGGVTEALAPVVMTSELGVGDGVDAIFDGRLRETYALSQTPQVWMDLLLRERDGALVLNWDVVEELFPPTVVNGVFRLLVGQLEALGDSTASWSDTPVAAVTETVARERGEGPDRTARGVWPHTVIREHALRDADAPALVDGDTALNRGELAAASRTVALAVADALAGSTGTSDEPVAVLVERGWRQYAACLGVLEAGRAYLPIDAELPPERIATVVRQAGVRVMVTDSQTRALAPEGGWPGVSCIDVSPLVPGAPGLPWRAPWPDQPLDRDGSSWAYVLFTSGSTGEPKGVPITLDGLANCVEHTIEHFGLTEDDTSLAVASLHHDLSLFDLFVVLGAGGTVVLAGRGCAADAQEWARTVERHSVTAVCAAPAVVEMLLDGVGGAGATGLPSLRWVLTGGDWVPLPLLDRLRAAAPSVRPVSIGGPTETTGWNIAHVVDGPDSVGSAWTTVPYGRPIPRTYYRVVDADFRDRPAWASGELVVAGVGVTPGYLTADGISRDRHRIDPHTGEVFFGTGDLGRFRDGLIEFIGRADEQVQIRGHRVEPGEVTAFLNGLAGVRRSAVLPVPGTVPGTFRALVAFVVLDEGVDPQTVREQTMTGLAPALRPHRLIVVDTLPTSRNGKVDRAALLRAYESEHDQPAGTDSEDVQRTDQAQKAPTSALEWLVCDVWGRHLEVDQVRPDDNFFLLGGDSLIVSRVVLDLREILPGARIRPGGVFSTRSAGEFAALLRGTEAAGGRLEEIAGLYREVAELSEDELDAYLEGEGDDEQ, encoded by the coding sequence ATGGCACATGTCGTGCTGCGGGTGCGAGGCGCCGTGCCCGCACACCGGTGGGTGGATGCGGCCGGGCCGGACACTTCACCCGGCACAGCAGAGGTGGTGGACCTCTCCGATCGCGGGGAGGCCGCCGCGCTCGCCGCGTTCCGCGAGGTCCAGGCCGCGCAGTGGCACGGAGTCCTCGCCGGGGACGGCGATTGGACACTGCGCGTGGTCGTGCTGCCCGCGCCCGAGGACGGCCGGGGCGCGCTGCACCTCGTCTCGGTGGCGGCCCCGCGCGCCGAGGGCCGTACCTCGGTGCCGTACGAGGTCGCACGGGAGTTCTGTGCCCGGGTGGGGCTGCCGGACGGAGCCCTTGCCGATGTGCTTCCCTCCCCCGCGGTGCACGACCGCCATGAAGGGGTTGCCGCCCGCTATCCACGGCGGCGCGGCATTCGGGTCACACCGTCGGCGGGGGTGCCCCGCTCGGAGGTGGGGGCCTGGCTCAAGGAGTTGATGCCGGCGGTGAGCCCGGGCGAGGTGCGTACAGCGCTGGGCTCCGAGGTCGCGGTGACAGGGACCCCGGACGTGGTGGGGGGCTCCCTGCTGCTCGACCGCTCCTGGGTGTGGGGTCTACCGGTGGACGCCGCCGGGCCGCAGGTCGAGGTGCGGATCGTCGAACACAGCGAGGACCCGCGGCACGCCTATCCGCTCGCGGTCGAGTGGTGCCCGGACGGTCAGGTCGTGGTCGACCACGATGTGCGGTCGATCGCTCCCGCCGATGTCGAGCTGTTCGTGGACCGGCTGGTCCGGGGCGAGCGCGCGCCCGCGCCTGACACCGTCACCTTGCCGGAGCGCATCGCCCGGCAGTTCGTCCGCACCCCCGATGCTCCCGCGGTGCTCGTGGGGGAATCGGTGGTCGACTACCGGGCGCTGGACGAACGTTCGGCCGCGATCGCCCGGCTGCTGCGCAAGCACGGGTGCGGCCGGGGCAGCACGGTCGGCATCGCCCTGCCGCGTTCGCTCGACGCGATCGCGGCGATCGTCGCCGTGTTGCGGGTGGGCGGGGCCTATCTGCCGCTGGACGTGGCCTATCCGCGTCAGCGGCTGGCCTTCATGGCAGCGGATTCCGGTGTGGACACCGTGATCGGCAATGCGACGACCCTCACCCCGTACACGGATACGCAGCCCACCGAGGCGATCGACATCGCCAGTGCCGACGGGCTCTCGGCCGACCCGGACTGGGCCGGGACCTGCGCCGACGACGCCTTGTACGTCCTCTACACCTCCGGCTCCACGGGCACGCCCAAGGCGGTGGTGCACACGGTCGGTGCCATCGGCAACCTGGTGGACTGGCACACCCGCACCGCCACGGCGGAGGACGAGCCGCGGGTCCTCCAGTTCGCGAGCCTGAACTTCGATGTGGCGAGCCAGGAGATCCTGACCGCGTTGGCCGCAGGCAAGTGCCTGGTGCTGCCGCGCGACGAGGAGCGCACCGACCCCGAAGCACTCGTCGCACTGATGGCCCGCCGGAAGATCACCGAGTTCTTCTGTCCGCAAGTGATGCTCCAGGAAATGTGCCGAGCGGCCGGTGAGACGGGAACGGTGCTCCCGGCGCTGCGTCACGTCTACCAGTCGGGCGAGCCACTGGTGATGAACGACTGGATCGACCGCTTCCTCGAAGCACATCCGCGCACCACGCTGCACAACCACTACGGTCCGACCGAGACCCATGTCATCACGGCCTATCCGCTGCCCCAGCGCGGCCGTGGCCACGCCAAGGGTCCGGTCGCCCTCGGCCCGCTGCTGGACACCTGTCGTGCGTACGTCCTCGACCCTCAGATGCGTCCGGTCGAGCCCGGCACGATCGGCGAACTGTACGCGGCGGCACCGCAGTTGTCCCGTGGCTATCTGCGCCGACCGGGGCTGACCGCGGAACGGTTCGTTGCCGACCCCTTCGGTGCTCCCGGTGCCCGGATGTACCGGACGGGTGATCTGGTGCGGCTGCTGCCCGACGGCGCACTCGCGTATGTGACGCGCGCCGACGCCCAGACGAAGATCCGTGGCCATCGGGTCGAGCCGGACGAGGTCACCGCGCGCCTCCTGGACCAGGCGGAGGTGGCCAACGCGGCGACGGTCACCCGACGCGACCCGTCCGGCGCCAATGTCCTCGTGGCGTACGTCGTACCGCGCGGCACCGCCGAGGACGGTCTCACCGCCCGGTTGCGACAGCGGCTCGGCGAGAGCCTGCCCGACTACATGGTGCCGTCTTCGGTGGTCCTGCTCGCCGCCTTGCCGCTGACGCCCAGCGGCAAGGTGGACAAGGCCGCGCTCCCCGACCACACCGCGGTGTCCGAGGCAGCACCGGTCGATGACCGGGTTGGCGCCCAGGCCGAGTTGGCTGCCATCTGGGCGGAGGTGCTCGGCGTCGGCGAGGTGGCCGACGAGGATGACTTCTTCCAGGTCGGCGGGAGTTCCCTCACGGCGATCAAGGTCGTCTCCGCGGTGCGGCAACGGCTGGGCATCCGGCTGAACGTGCCCGATGTCGCCGAACACTCGCGCTTCGACGCACTCGCCGCACTGGTCGCCTCCCGGGTCGCGGTCCCCGCCGCCTCGGGCGAGGAACCGGCGCTACGACCCCGGCCGCAGGACCGGTACGAGCCGTTCGACCTCCTCGACCAGCAGCAGGCGTATCTGATCGGGCGCGGCGGCGACATCGAGGGCGGAGGTGTGGCCTGCCATCTGTACTTGGAGTACCAGGGCGTGGAGGCGGCTCCAGGCGCGGAGCTCGGCCCGGGCGCCGGTATCTCCGGCATCTCCATCGTCGCGGTACAGGACGCACTGCGGCAGTTGATCGCCCAGCACGACATGCTGCGGACGGTCTTCGACGAGCAGACCATGACCCAGCGCGTGCTGCCGGTCGAGGAGGTCCCGCCGTACGTCTGTGAGGTCATCGACGCGGTGGACGATCCGGGCGCCGCCGCCGCGGTCCGGGACCGGCTGTCCCACGAGAGCCGGCCACCGGGTCTCTTCCCCCTGTTCAGTGTGGTGTTCGTGCGGCTGCCGGGACGCGGGCTGCGGATGTGCGTCAGCATCGACGCGCTGTTGGCGGATGCCCGCGGCATTCAGGTCATCTTCGACGACTGGTCAGCCGCGCTGCGCGGCCGGTTGGCTCCCGTTCCTGACGCACCCACGTTCCGGGACTACGTGGCGGCGGTGGCGCGGCTGCGCGAGCAGCCTGAGTTCCGGCGTGCGGCCGAGTATTGGCGGAAGCGGGTCGAGACGCTGCCCGCAGGGCCCCGCTTGCCGATGGTTCGAGAGCCGGCAGGCGTGGCCGCACCGGTCTTCGTCAATCGACGCCACCTCATCGCCCCCGAGCGATGGGCGCGCATATGTGCGGATGCCGCCCATCGGGGGCTCACCCCGACCGCGGTCGTGCTCAGTGCCTATGCCTGGGCCCTCGCCCAGTGGGCGGACGAGCCCCGGTTCCTGCTCAACGTGCCGAGCATGAGCCGTCATCCGGTGCACCCCCGCATCGACGACATCGTCGGCGAGTTCGCTTCCTTCACCCTGCTGGAGGTCGACACCGGCGGGGTCGGGACCTTCGACGAGTTGGCGTCACGCGTCCAACGGCGTCTGCTCAGCGATCTTGAGCACCGCCACTTCAGCGGGATGGACGTCACCCGGGAGCTCATCCGCCGCAACGGCGGCGTCACGGAGGCCCTGGCACCCGTGGTGATGACGAGCGAGCTCGGCGTCGGCGACGGTGTGGACGCGATCTTCGACGGTCGCCTGCGGGAGACCTATGCGCTCAGTCAGACCCCCCAGGTGTGGATGGACCTGCTGCTGCGCGAGCGCGACGGGGCCCTGGTGCTCAACTGGGACGTGGTGGAGGAGTTGTTCCCGCCGACCGTGGTGAACGGGGTGTTCCGGCTGCTCGTGGGCCAGTTGGAGGCCCTTGGGGACTCGACGGCCTCCTGGTCCGACACCCCGGTGGCCGCGGTCACCGAGACCGTGGCCCGGGAGCGCGGCGAAGGCCCGGACCGTACGGCTCGGGGCGTGTGGCCGCACACAGTGATCCGGGAACACGCCCTGCGCGACGCGGACGCCCCCGCGCTGGTGGACGGCGACACCGCCCTGAACCGCGGTGAGCTAGCAGCGGCGAGCCGTACGGTCGCCCTGGCCGTGGCCGATGCGCTCGCCGGCAGCACCGGGACGAGCGATGAACCGGTGGCGGTCCTGGTGGAACGCGGTTGGCGGCAGTACGCGGCCTGCCTCGGTGTGCTGGAAGCGGGCCGGGCCTATCTGCCGATCGACGCGGAGTTGCCGCCCGAGCGGATCGCCACCGTGGTGCGGCAGGCAGGGGTCCGGGTCATGGTGACGGACTCCCAGACCCGTGCACTCGCCCCGGAAGGCGGCTGGCCGGGAGTGAGCTGCATCGACGTCTCACCCCTCGTGCCGGGCGCGCCCGGGCTCCCCTGGCGGGCACCCTGGCCCGATCAACCGCTCGACCGGGACGGCTCCTCCTGGGCGTACGTCCTGTTCACCTCGGGTTCCACCGGTGAACCCAAGGGCGTGCCGATCACCCTCGATGGGCTCGCCAACTGTGTGGAACACACCATCGAGCACTTCGGTCTCACCGAGGACGACACCTCGCTGGCGGTGGCCTCGCTCCATCACGACCTCTCGCTGTTCGATCTGTTCGTGGTGCTCGGTGCCGGTGGCACGGTCGTCCTGGCCGGACGCGGCTGCGCGGCGGATGCACAGGAGTGGGCGCGTACGGTCGAGCGCCACTCGGTCACCGCGGTGTGTGCGGCACCCGCGGTGGTGGAGATGCTGCTCGACGGCGTCGGTGGCGCCGGCGCAACCGGTCTGCCGTCCCTGCGGTGGGTCCTGACCGGCGGCGACTGGGTGCCGTTGCCGCTGCTGGACCGGTTGCGGGCGGCTGCGCCCTCGGTGCGACCGGTGAGCATCGGCGGTCCCACGGAGACCACCGGCTGGAACATCGCCCATGTGGTGGACGGCCCGGACTCCGTCGGCTCCGCCTGGACGACCGTGCCCTACGGCCGGCCGATCCCCCGGACGTACTACCGCGTCGTCGACGCCGACTTCCGGGACCGACCCGCCTGGGCGAGCGGGGAGTTGGTCGTCGCCGGAGTGGGTGTGACCCCCGGCTATCTCACCGCGGACGGGATCTCCAGGGATCGGCACCGGATCGATCCCCACACCGGTGAGGTCTTCTTCGGCACCGGTGACCTCGGACGCTTCCGTGACGGGCTCATCGAGTTCATCGGGCGCGCCGACGAGCAGGTGCAGATCCGTGGGCACCGGGTGGAGCCCGGTGAGGTGACCGCCTTCCTCAACGGCCTGGCCGGGGTGCGTCGTTCGGCGGTGCTTCCGGTGCCGGGAACCGTACCCGGCACCTTCCGCGCACTGGTCGCCTTCGTGGTGCTCGACGAGGGAGTCGATCCGCAGACGGTACGGGAGCAGACCATGACCGGGCTTGCGCCCGCGCTGCGACCCCATCGGTTGATCGTGGTCGACACCCTGCCCACCAGCCGCAACGGCAAAGTGGACCGCGCGGCGCTGCTCCGTGCGTACGAGAGCGAACACGATCAACCGGCGGGGACGGACAGCGAGGACGTCCAGCGGACGGACCAGGCCCAGAAGGCGCCCACCAGTGCGCTGGAGTGGCTGGTGTGCGATGTGTGGGGCCGTCATCTGGAAGTGGATCAGGTTCGGCCCGACGACAACTTCTTCCTCCTCGGCGGTGACTCGCTCATCGTGTCGCGCGTGGTGCTGGACCTGCGGGAGATCCTTCCCGGCGCCCGGATCAGACCCGGAGGTGTCTTCTCCACGCGCAGCGCCGGCGAGTTCGCGGCCCTGCTGCGCGGCACCGAGGCGGCGGGCGGACGGCTGGAGGAGATCGCCGGCCTCTACCGGGAGGTCGCCGAGTTGAGCGAGGACGAACTGGACGCCTATCTGGAGGGCGAGGGCGATGACGAACAGTGA
- a CDS encoding ABC transporter ATP-binding protein produces MSPTTTGVDTPAPASETPTAECPPTAAPTAPADAPATLGALLRPVRGPLTTSAALAAVAAFAGVVPLICLVELAGVLLPKVTGGTVDEGAAWTAAWIAAGALALRLVLMLAASTVSHLADVRLGSSVRRAVVRRLGRVPLGWFTERNSGLVKKAVQDDVGALHHLVAHSVTELTTAIVVPATILGYLLLSDPLMTVVTLLPVCAGMLGLKIATRGTTEKLVEYAGSLGRLGSVTVGFVDGITEVKSFGTIGRAHEAYREAADDFDGRHYAWMRSSSAGATFMEIALSPMTLLLTTTAAGAALLRAGWLEGPLELLPFIVLGLAIPAPVLAVGFNYHALLAARGAADRVRQILAEPELPSVPHGPRLPAEGSTVRFEAVDFSYGETAALRGIDLTLAPGTMTALVGPSGSGKSTLAKLLARFHDPVSGRVTVDGTDLRRLPFADLYGHVGFVFQDTTPLRVSLRDNIRLARPDASDEDVMRAARSAHIADVIERLPKGLDSVVGTDATLSGGECQRIAIARAILADRPVLILDEATSAVDPDSEASIQQALNALAADKTVLVVAHRLHTVRHADSIVVLDGGRIAARGTHDELLAGGGLYPALWAAHTGGEPGGSDALPESSATTPDPSTGHDDRSDSREGPAPR; encoded by the coding sequence GTGAGCCCGACGACCACCGGCGTGGACACCCCCGCCCCCGCATCCGAGACCCCGACCGCGGAATGCCCACCGACTGCCGCCCCGACCGCACCCGCCGACGCCCCGGCGACCCTCGGGGCACTCCTTCGCCCGGTGCGCGGACCGCTCACCACCAGCGCGGCCCTCGCCGCCGTCGCCGCCTTCGCGGGCGTCGTACCGCTGATCTGTCTGGTGGAGCTCGCCGGGGTGCTCCTGCCCAAGGTGACCGGCGGCACCGTGGACGAGGGCGCCGCATGGACCGCGGCGTGGATCGCCGCGGGTGCGCTCGCCCTGCGCCTGGTGCTGATGCTCGCCGCATCGACCGTCTCCCATCTGGCGGATGTACGCCTGGGTTCCTCGGTACGCAGGGCAGTGGTGCGCAGGCTCGGCCGGGTGCCGCTGGGCTGGTTCACCGAACGCAACTCCGGACTGGTGAAGAAGGCCGTACAGGATGATGTCGGGGCGCTCCACCACCTGGTGGCGCACTCGGTCACCGAACTGACCACGGCGATCGTCGTGCCCGCCACCATTCTCGGCTATCTGCTGCTGAGTGACCCGCTGATGACGGTCGTCACCCTGCTGCCGGTGTGTGCGGGAATGCTCGGACTCAAGATCGCCACCCGGGGCACCACGGAGAAGTTGGTGGAGTACGCGGGCTCGCTCGGCCGACTGGGCTCGGTGACCGTGGGGTTCGTCGACGGCATCACGGAGGTGAAGTCGTTCGGCACCATCGGGCGCGCCCATGAGGCGTATCGGGAGGCTGCCGACGACTTCGACGGCAGGCACTACGCATGGATGCGGTCGAGTTCCGCGGGCGCCACCTTCATGGAGATCGCCCTCTCCCCGATGACCCTGCTGCTGACGACGACAGCGGCCGGCGCCGCGCTACTGCGGGCCGGCTGGCTCGAAGGGCCGTTGGAGTTGCTGCCGTTCATTGTGCTGGGGCTGGCCATCCCAGCGCCCGTCCTCGCCGTGGGCTTCAACTATCACGCACTGCTGGCCGCCCGGGGCGCCGCTGACCGGGTCCGGCAGATCCTCGCCGAGCCCGAGTTGCCTTCGGTGCCGCACGGCCCGCGCCTGCCCGCCGAGGGATCGACCGTCCGCTTCGAGGCGGTGGACTTCTCCTACGGCGAGACCGCCGCGCTGCGCGGCATCGACCTCACGCTCGCACCCGGCACGATGACGGCGCTGGTCGGCCCGTCCGGCTCCGGCAAGTCGACACTGGCGAAGCTCCTGGCGCGCTTCCACGACCCGGTGTCCGGCCGGGTCACCGTCGACGGCACCGATCTGCGCCGACTGCCCTTCGCCGACCTGTACGGGCATGTCGGTTTCGTCTTCCAGGACACCACACCGCTCCGGGTGTCCCTGCGGGACAACATTCGGCTCGCCCGCCCCGACGCGAGCGACGAGGACGTGATGCGGGCGGCCCGCTCCGCACACATCGCGGACGTCATCGAACGGCTCCCCAAGGGGCTGGATTCCGTCGTCGGTACGGACGCCACCCTGTCGGGCGGCGAGTGCCAGCGCATCGCGATCGCCCGGGCGATCCTGGCCGACCGGCCCGTTCTCATCCTCGACGAGGCGACGTCGGCCGTCGACCCCGACAGCGAGGCCAGCATCCAGCAGGCGCTGAACGCACTCGCCGCCGACAAGACGGTGTTGGTGGTGGCACACCGGTTGCACACCGTGCGCCACGCCGACTCCATCGTCGTCCTCGACGGCGGTCGGATCGCGGCTCGGGGAACCCATGACGAACTCCTCGCGGGCGGCGGCCTCTACCCGGCGCTGTGGGCCGCCCACACCGGTGGCGAACCCGGCGGGTCGGACGCCTTGCCGGAGTCCTCGGCCACGACGCCCGACCCGAGCACCGGCCATGACGACCGCAGCGACAGCCGGGAAGGACCCGCACCACGATGA
- a CDS encoding SDR family NAD(P)-dependent oxidoreductase, whose protein sequence is MTNSEPPTTSRGAYVRVPGSGAERYAVITGASSGLGAAFADRLAGQGYSLVLVARDKDRLSAVADEVTGRYGTRCEVLPADLASAADRRVVAERIEEGVDFLVNAAGFGLSGSFWSVDRDELGDQLAVNVCSTQEFTHAAVAVMLERNGGTVVNLSSITGLIPGRGSTYAASKAWVLYFSQGLSHALRGTNTRVMVLAPGFVRTEFHARAGIDVHSVGDGWWLTPHTVVDRCLADIARGKTFSLPGFRNKVFIAAVSRLPRALAQQVNRMLGNAGARA, encoded by the coding sequence ATGACGAACAGTGAACCGCCCACCACGTCACGGGGTGCGTATGTACGGGTTCCCGGATCGGGTGCCGAGCGGTACGCCGTGATCACCGGGGCGAGCTCCGGTCTGGGCGCCGCCTTCGCCGACCGGCTCGCCGGGCAGGGGTACTCCCTCGTCCTGGTCGCCCGGGACAAGGACCGGCTGTCCGCAGTCGCCGATGAGGTGACGGGTCGGTACGGCACCCGCTGCGAGGTGCTGCCGGCGGACCTGGCGTCCGCCGCCGATCGCCGGGTCGTCGCGGAACGCATCGAGGAGGGTGTCGACTTCCTGGTGAACGCGGCCGGGTTCGGGCTCTCGGGTTCCTTCTGGTCCGTGGACCGGGACGAGTTGGGCGACCAACTCGCGGTCAACGTGTGCAGTACCCAGGAGTTCACCCACGCCGCAGTCGCCGTGATGCTGGAGCGCAACGGCGGAACGGTCGTCAACCTCTCCTCCATCACCGGTCTGATACCGGGCCGGGGGTCGACCTACGCCGCTTCCAAGGCGTGGGTCCTGTACTTCTCACAGGGCTTGAGCCATGCCCTGCGGGGGACCAACACCCGGGTGATGGTCCTCGCCCCGGGGTTCGTCCGCACCGAGTTCCACGCACGGGCCGGTATCGACGTGCATTCGGTCGGCGACGGGTGGTGGCTCACGCCGCACACCGTGGTCGACCGGTGTCTCGCGGACATCGCGAGGGGAAAGACGTTCTCGCTTCCCGGGTTCCGCAACAAGGTGTTCATCGCCGCGGTGTCCCGGTTGCCGAGGGCGCTCGCGCAACAGGTGAACCGAATGCTCGGTAATGCCGGCGCGCGAGCGTAG